In Pseudomonadaceae bacterium SI-3, the sequence GTTCGCCATTGCGCTGGCGTGCGTGGAGACCGGGCTGCACGCCGGGCAGGGCTTCAACCAGACGTTGCGAAAGGTCAGTGCCGCGCTGCTGCGTAATCCGCTGGTGGTGGCGCCCCTGCTGGGTGGGTTATGGGCGGCGAGCGGGTTGGATCTGCCGGTGCCGGTGGCGACGCTGCTGAAGTTGCTGGGCGCGGCGGCGGCACCCTGCGCGTTGGTTTCGCTGGGGTTGTTCCTCGCGCAACCGCAGCCGGGTGGCACGGTGAGTGGTGTCTGGCCGCTGGTCACGTTGAAGCTGGTGGTGCAGCCGCTGATCACCTGGTATCTGGCCTTTCAGGTGTTCGAGCTGCCGACCCTGTGGGCGTATTCGGCGCTCTTGCTCAGCGCACTACCCACCGGCACCGGGCCTTACATGCTCGCTGAGTTCTACGGCCGCGAGGCGTCACGAGTGTCGCGCGTGGTGCTGCTATCGACGCTCGGGTCGCTTGTCACGCTATCGGCCTGCCTGGTGCTGCTGCCCATATAAAGGTCCTGGTACCCGTGGATAAGCCTGCGGCGTTATCTACCCTACGTCTGGGCCGGTCGTAGGGTGGAAACCGCGAAGCGTTTTCCACGCGGTAACGTTCAGCCCGCCGATCGGCTGACTTCCAGCACCACCGCCGCAATCCGGTCGCATTCGGTATAGGCGCCGTCGAGCAGCTCTTCACCGAAGACATCGGGATCGACTTCTCGATATCGCCATTCCAGCCCGTGACCTTCGAGACGCTGCTCGATTTCGCGGCGGAACGGGTCCTGATTGCCCTTCATCGCTACGCCGGTATAGAGCAGCAAGGTGCCGCGCGGGGCGAGACGCGCCAGTGCGCTGTCGAAAATCGCCAGGGAAAGCCCGGCCCCCAAGGGGCCACCGCCGTGGCGATAGGCGCGCTCGTCCGGATCGACCAGATAGGGCGGGTTGGCCAGGATCAGGTCGAACTGACCGTCTATGTCATTGAGCAGATCGCTATGGTGGGCCTTCAGGTTGTCGGCTTCGGCCAGGGCTGCGTTGATGCGGGTCATGCGCAGCGCGGCCGGGTTGATGTCCACCGCCAGCACCTCGGCCTGTGGCCGTGCCAGTGCCGTCAGGATGGCCCCCGCACCGGAGCCGCATCCGATGTCCACGGCTCGCCCGATATGACCTTTGTGGTTGTTCAGGTGGGCCAGGATTGCATTGGCGAACCGGTAGGTGTCCGGGCCGAAAAACACGGCGTCTGCCGCGTCGGTGGGGTAGGCCGAGTGTACGAACACCTGGCCGTCGAGGCTCGACATCCGCACCCGGCTACGCCAGCGTGAGTCGCTGGGGGCAAGCACGCCGGCTTGATCCATCAGGCTGAAAATTGCCGGCGGCAGCAGCTCATGCTGGAACGGCCGGCTCCAGCCGAAGACACCTTCCAGATCTTTAGCCAGCTGGTTTTCCACCCGCGCGTTGACCCGCTCGTGCGTCAGCGGCGTGGGGGTGATGAAGTGATAACCGCGCTCGCGCAGCGCCTGGGCCAGGTGCAGCAGCGCGCGGTCCTGGGCAGTTTCCGTGGGCATTTCAGATTCCCTGGCGAGTTCGCCTCAATTGAATAATCCGGTGAAGATGCGGGTGGCCAACAGCCCGGCCGCGCTGTGATGGCGCGTCGGTGCCAACAGCGGCAGCAGGTGGCGCATGCGTGCTTCACGTGTGGGCAGCTGTGTCAGTTGCTGCTCGAGCAGCAAGGCTTCTTGATCGAAGTCGCTGACGTGCTGGCCCTGCTGCACCAGCGCCGGCTTTGCCGGCCGCTCGGTAGATGTCCGTCGACGGCTGCTGAACGGCACCTGGCGTTGTGCAAGCGACGGGTGCGGCTTGCCACGGGTGGGCGTCTGCTCGGCCAGCCAGTCGCCAGCGATCCAGTCGTGAATCAGTTGCTGCTCGTGGGCGCTGAACACGCCGAACATCGGGGCCTGTTCGCCGGTAATCAGCTGCCAGAATCGGCTGTGCTGTGGGTCTTCGTGACGCTTGATCCAGCTGCGGCGCTGCAGCGTCTCGATGAATTGCGGGATCTGTTCCGGCTCGGCCAGCCATTGGTTCACGGTACGCCCATCGAAGCGGCAGTAGTCCGAATGCACGAACTGGCCGACGCCGGCCTTTTTCTCCAGCACGCGCATCACTTCCTGCTCGGGTTCAAAACCGCAAATCACCGAAAGCGTGCTCGCACCCAGATCATTCAGGCGATAGCCGTTCATGACTCGTCGATAGAATTCTTCGCTGTCGCCCACCTGCGGCCAGGCCGCAAGCAAACCTTGAATGGCCTTCTTCGCATGGCCGTTGTCGGCGTTGTCGACCGTCACGTGCAAGGTGAAGTAATAGGGGTCGATGCCCAGCTCGGTGAGCTCGTAGGAGCTGATCAAGAGGTGCAGCGGGAGCTGTTCGTAGCCGAGGTTGAAACCGATCACCTCAGGCAGGAACTGCTCGGCGTGCTCAGCCAGCGCGAGCTGGATGGCCCCCTGAACGAAGTTGTCGTCATCCAGCGTCTGCCAGTCGTCACAGCCCTGGCTGGCGAGCAGCTTGCGGTAAAGCACCACGTGGTTCTTTTCCGGCTGACCTTCGCCCAGCTCCTCGAGATAGGTCTGAATCAGCGAAGTGAAACGCGCATCGTCCCAGCGCTGCAGCAGGCCATAGAGCCAGGCGCCATCGACCAGTTTGGTCGGTGCCACGCCGCGCAGAAAATGCAGCGCATGAGCCTTGCTGGTGAAGTAGCGGCGTGGCCCGCCGGCGCGGCGTTCGTCGAGGTAGGCCTGATACTGCCCGCCGACCTTTGCCGTGTGTGCGTCCAGCCAATCCCCGAGCCCGGCTGGGTCGTGCGGCAGGTCGCAGGGCATCGCTGAGGCTTCGTCCAACTGTGCATTGAGGTAGTCAGCGGCGCGATTGCGCACGGCTGCGTCATCGGGAGCGTCGAGCAGGGCGAAGTAAAGTGCCCTGGAAGGCGCTGCCACCTCACAGGTTACAGGCGTGGTGTCGACGGGCAGGCTTCGAGTCAGTTGCATAGATTCACACGGTGGCAGTGGGGAAACCCCCAGATGATTTTTTGGCCGTCATCAGGCCGGATTAGTTCAGCGTGTCTGCCGAATGGCCGGTCTTCTCGACAACACTGCATGCAACTTCTGCGATCGCGCGTCTTCCTAACCTATGGGGATGCCGAGCGGTGTCCGAATGTGCAACCAGACGGAGGTCCCATGAATCAATCCGAACGCGGCAAAGAGAACCTGGAAACGATCAACGATCGCAACGATGAGCGTGTCGATCAGGCGAGCAGAACCAGCAATGGCGAAGCCGCCGGAGGCGATCGCGACGACGTTCCAGGCGGTGCCTACAACGTCCCGCCGGGGATGGCTGACGATGTCAGTGAGGAAGAGGCGCTCAAGCGCAACAAGCAGGACCGCCCCGAGCGCTGAGCAACGGCGGAGCGGAGGTTTGGCCCCGCTCCGCTAGCTGAAAAAAAGCTGGATAGGCACTTAATTTCTGCTGTGTTTCGGTCGCTTGCAGGCAGTAGGTACACCGCATGCCGTCGTGCCGGGGAGCACGCTCTCTGCTGCAGTGCTGCGGAATAAAGGACTGCCAGAGCCTCGCCATGCGCCAACACAGCCGACTCACCTTTCGCCATCTCAGCCGTATTCAAGTCACCAACCGCCTCAGCGGCGACCCCATGGGCTACGTGGCCGACCTGTCGATGGGCGGGCTGCGCCTGGTCGCGAAGCAACCCCTGGGCGTGAACGGCTGCTACGAAATGTGCCTGCATGTGCCCACCGTAGGCGATCGAACCCGTGAAGTGCAGGTCGTGGTGCTGTGCCAGTGGGTACGCAAGGATTCCCGCCGTGACAGTTTCGAAATGGGCTTCTCCCTGGACCGGCCGAGTGATGAATACACCCGGCTGATTGGTGAGCTGATGCCCAGGCGGCGCGACTAGCGATTCACCACCTTTGCCGGCAGCGCGATCACCAGCAGCGAGCCGAGCACCAGACACGCCGCGAAAAACCAGAGTGCCGCACCGCTTTCCCCGGTGAGGTCGAGCGTAACGCCGATCAACGTATTGCTGACCAGTCCGGCGATGTTCGCCAGGGAGCAGGCCAGGGCAAAGCCGGTTGCCGCCGCGGTGCCGGTGAGAAAGGTGGCCGGCAGGCTGAAAAAGACCGGAACCGCGCCAATGATCGCCGCTTGGGCGA encodes:
- a CDS encoding transporter, which translates into the protein MSAVVNIVLPVFALILLGFICRRTGRMGPTGASELNRFVVWLGLPALLFSVVANSTWEQLWQPGFITAFSVGCLGVFGFTLGYRLLQKQPLADASLDALGASYANTGYIGIPLCMLVLGDEALQPAMVASIIVVCVLFAIALACVETGLHAGQGFNQTLRKVSAALLRNPLVVAPLLGGLWAASGLDLPVPVATLLKLLGAAAAPCALVSLGLFLAQPQPGGTVSGVWPLVTLKLVVQPLITWYLAFQVFELPTLWAYSALLLSALPTGTGPYMLAEFYGREASRVSRVVLLSTLGSLVTLSACLVLLPI
- a CDS encoding SAM-dependent methyltransferase, which codes for MPTETAQDRALLHLAQALRERGYHFITPTPLTHERVNARVENQLAKDLEGVFGWSRPFQHELLPPAIFSLMDQAGVLAPSDSRWRSRVRMSSLDGQVFVHSAYPTDAADAVFFGPDTYRFANAILAHLNNHKGHIGRAVDIGCGSGAGAILTALARPQAEVLAVDINPAALRMTRINAALAEADNLKAHHSDLLNDIDGQFDLILANPPYLVDPDERAYRHGGGPLGAGLSLAIFDSALARLAPRGTLLLYTGVAMKGNQDPFRREIEQRLEGHGLEWRYREVDPDVFGEELLDGAYTECDRIAAVVLEVSRSAG
- a CDS encoding PilZ domain-containing protein, translated to MRQHSRLTFRHLSRIQVTNRLSGDPMGYVADLSMGGLRLVAKQPLGVNGCYEMCLHVPTVGDRTREVQVVVLCQWVRKDSRRDSFEMGFSLDRPSDEYTRLIGELMPRRRD